In Hippoglossus stenolepis isolate QCI-W04-F060 chromosome 5, HSTE1.2, whole genome shotgun sequence, one genomic interval encodes:
- the snupn gene encoding snurportin-1 codes for MDDLTKALSASFAVSKELNSTAAPHPRLAQYKSKHSVLEQSERRRRFLDLQKSKRLNYVNHARRLADGDWTGADSDGEEDMEKQDEGEREIDSNAEEDGMEIERRKLPKHYANQLMLSEWLVDVPSELDTDWLMVVCPVGKRSLIVASKGSTAAYTKSGYCVNRFPSLLPGGNRHNSAMGKDYTILDCIYSEVDRTYYILDVMCWRGHPVYDCPTEFRFFWLQSKVGETGGLSEIAKRNPFRFVSLQSTACTAESIQKALAAEYSFSVDGLLFYHQQTHYTPGSTPLVGWLRPYMVTDILGIEVPVGPLTTKPEYASLQLQQILEHKKTSSEVRPANRSGGYELEHLSTPSPDNADSLNFLNQKPIREANMED; via the exons ATGGATGACCTGACCAAAGCCCTCTCGGCCAGCTTTGCTGTGTCCAAGGAGCTCAACAGCACAGCCGCCCCACACCCTCGACTGGCCCAGTACAAGAGCAAGCACAGCGTCCTGGAGCAGAGCGAGCGGCGAAGGCGCTTCCTTGACCTGCAGAAAAG TAAAAGGTTAAACTACGTCAACCATGCGCGGCGTCTGGCTGATGGGGACTGGACAGGGGCAGACAGCGATGGGGAGGAGGACATGGAGAAACAGGACGAGGGGGAACGGGAGATAGACAGCAATGCAGAGGAAGATGGGATGGAGATTGAGAGGAGGAAGCTCCCAAAGCATTATGCCAACCAG ctcATGCTGTCAGAGTGGCTGGTGGATGTACCATCAGAACTGGACACTGATTGGCTGATGGTGGTTTGTCCTGTTGGGAAAAGATCTCTCATTGTTGCCTCCAAG GGTTCCACTGCGGCGTACACTAAAAGCGGCTATTGTGTGAACCGTTTCCCCTCCCTGCTGCCTGGTGGGAACCGACACAACTCTGCCATGGGAAAAG ACTACACAATCCTAGACTGCATTTACAGCGAAGTGGACAGAACGTACTACATCCTGGATGTCATGTGCTGGAGAGGCCACCCGGTCTACGACTGCCCG ACCGAATTCCGTTTCTTCTGGCTTCAGTCCAAAGTCGGGGAGACGGGCGGCCTATCAGAGATCGCCAAACGCAACCCT TTCCGGTTTGTGAGCCTCCAAAGCACAGCCTGCACAGCAGAATCCATTCAGAAAGCCCTGGCTGCTGAGTACAGCTTCAGC GTCGATGGTCTCCTCTTCTACCACCAGCAGACCCACTACACTCCTGGCAGCACCCCTCTAGTTGGCTGGCTTCGCCCCTACATGGTCACTGACATCCTGGGTATAGAGGTTCCCGTCGGGCCGCTCACCACCAAGCCTGAGTATGCcagcctccagctgcagcagatcctggaacacaaaaaaacatcaagtgaAGTCCGCCCAGCCAACAGGAGCGGAGGCTACGAGTTAGAGCACCTGTCCACGCCGAGCCCGGACAATGCGGACTCTCTGAATTTCTTGAATCAAAAGCCAATAAGAGAAGCAAACATGGAGGACTGA